Genomic window (Pseudomonas sp. L5B5):
CGGCCCAGTGGGCAGATGGTCGGCGCAGTGGCCAAGCTGTGTGCATTGATCGCGCCCGAGCGCTGAGCCGGTTCTACAGCTCTGGGGTCCAGGTCACACCGAGCATCCAGGTCCGACCTTCTTCGCGGTAGCCGTAGTCGCTGCCCTGGTGGTTGTAGAGCGCACGGGAATAGGACTTGTCGAAGACATTGTCGAGCTTGAGGTCCAGCTTGAGCTCCTGGTTGACTGCCCAACTGCTGCGCAGGCCGAACAGGCCATAACCACCAAGCTGTGCCTGCTTCTGTCCGAAGCGATTTTCACGACTACTGCTCACCAGTTGCCAGCTGGCACCGAATGCCAGCCGCTCGAACTGACGGTCCAGATCCAGGTTCAGGGTGCGCTTGGCCCGGCGTGGTAGTTGCTCTCCGCTCTGGCGATTGCGTGGATCGATGATGGCGACGCCTGCGCTGGTCTGCCAGCCGAACCATTCCTGTTTCAGGGCTGTTTCCAGGCCATTGATTCGCGCCGAGCCTATGTTTTCTGGTCGCCGTGCACTGATGTTGTAGATGATCGCGTCCTTGAGATCGATGCGATAGAGAGAAGTCTCCAGGCGACTATCTGGGGTCAGTTGGCTACGCCATTGCAGTTCGTAGCTTTTGGAGTGTTCTGGCTTGAGCTGTGGGTTGCTGCTGTCTGGGTAGTACAGATCACTGAAGTTCGGTGCCCGAAAGCCTTCGCTGTAGGACAGCAGCAGATCGTTGTCCGGGTTCAGTGGCAGGGTCAGGGTGCCGCTCCAGGTGTTCTGGCTGCCGAACTGCTGGTTCTGGTCATGGCGCAGGCCCAGTTCGGTGGAGAAGCTGTCGCCTTGGAACCGATGCTGGATAAAGGCCGCACGATTCCAGCGGCTGTCTTCGGCGAAGTACTGCGGGGTGCTGCCGATGAAAAAGGCCGGGCCGGTATTGAGTCGGTCCTCGTACCAGTCGGCGCCAAGGATCAGGCTGTGTTGCGCAGTCAGGCGCAGATCGTTTTGCCAGGCGAGTGAGTCGCGGTAAGTGTTGAACACGCTACGCTCGTCGCTGAGCTTATTGCGCTTGAGGTCGCGGTTTTCGCTGTGACCCAGTTCCAGTCGAGACTGCCAGCGGTCATTGACCGTCGCATCGATAAAGCCGCTGACGCTGCTGACGGTGAAGTCGGTATAAGGGTCCTGCTCCGCGGCGAAAGGGTTGTCATAACGGCTGCGGCCTCGGTTATCCAGCAGGTTGAAGCCCACTTCCAGGTCGTCGCTGAGGGCATGGCTTAGGGTGAAACTCAGGGATTGGTTGCGGTAGCCATCGTGATCTGTATCGCTGGGGTAGGAGGCGTGGGTCCAGTCGATTCCGACACTTTCATCCAGGTTGGCGCCGAGGCTGAAGCGGGTCCGCTGGTCGCCGCCAGACAGTCCCAGGCTGCGCTCCCAGGTCTGGTTGCTACCAGCGGCAACGCGCATGCGCCCATGCAGTCCCGAGTCGGCACTGCGGCGGGTGAAGATTTGGATCACCCCGCCAATGGCGTCGCTGCCGTAGATCACCGAGCGCGAGCCACGCAGCACTTCCACCCGCTCGATCTGCTCGACGCTGATGAACTGCAGGTTGCTGTCGCCGCTGGATGAACTGCCGATGCGTTGACCATCCACCAGCACTAGGCTTTGGGCCGAGTTGGTGCCGCGAATGAAAATGTTCGGCAGGCTGCCGCGTCCGCCACTCTGAGCAACCTGCACCCCGGGAACCCGTTGCAGCAGGTCGGTCAGGCTGGTGGGTTGCAGGCGATCGATGTCCTCCCGTGTGAACACCGTGTTGGCCGCGCTGCTGTCGTTGCGGGCTTCGACCTGGCGGTTGGCGCTGATCAGGGTATCCGACAGTTTCAGTGCGTGGTCACGGCTGGCAGTGTCGGCCAGCAAGTCGCTAGCCGGGAGCAGGAGGAGCAAGGCAAGGCGAGAGCGTGTCATGGCGGGTCCAGTCCGTTGGGTGGGCGCGGCCAGGGCGCCAGATGCAGGAACGCCCGCAGGGCGGGCGCTCACAACCTGTTGCAGCGGCTACAGCGAGCCGCTGTGAATCACGTCAGGCCCAGTCGTTGCAGGCGCTGGCGGATCGAGGCTTCGATACCGGCTTCGTCGAGGCCGCACTCGGCAAGCATCTGTGCCGGCTTGGCATGTTCGACGTAGGTGTCGGGCAGGCCCAGGTGCAGAACCTGCTTGAGCAGGCCCTCCAGGGCCAGGAACTCGCTGACCGCGCTGCCGGCGCCACCCATGATGGCGTTTTCCTCGATGGTCACCAGCAGCTCGTGGCTGCCGGCGATCTCGCGCACCAGGGCTTCGTCCAGGGGTTTGACGAAACGCATGTCGACCACGGTGGCGTCGAGTTTCTCGGCCACCTTAAGCGCTTCGGCCATTTGCACGCCGAAAACCAGCAACGCCACTTGCTTGCCCTGGCGACGGACCAGGCCCTTGCCGATCTCGATCGGCTCCAGGTCCTTGTCGATCGGCGCATTGGGGCCGCTGCCGCGTGGGTAGCGCACCGCTGCCGGGCCGTTGTAGAGGTGGCCGGTGTTGAGCATCTTGCGCAGTTCGTTCTCGTCGCTCGGCGTCATCACCACCATCCCGGGGATGCAGCGCAGGTAGGACAAATCGAAGCTGCCGGCGTGGGTCGGGCCGTCCTCGCCCACCAGGCCGGCGCGATCGATGGCGAACAGGACGTCGAGGTTCTGCACCGCTACGTCATGCACCAGTTGGTCGTAGCCACGCTGCAGGAAGGTCGAATAGATCGCCACCACTGGCTTGGCGCCTTCGCAGGCCATGCCCGCCGCCAGGGTCACCGCGTGCTGCTCGGCAATCGCCACGTCGAAGTAGCGCAGCGGGAAGCGCTCGCTGAAGTCCACCAGGTCGGAGCCTTCCTTCATCGCCGGGGTGATGCCCACCAGGCGCGAGTCGGCGGCCGCCATGTCGCACAGCCATTCGCCGAACACGCCGGAGTACTTCGGTCCGCCGGCTTTCTTCGGCGCGCTGGCCGGAGCGTCCAGGGGTTCGAGCTTGGTGATGGCGTGGTAACCGATGGGGTCGACTTCCGCCGGGGCGAAACCCTTGCCCTTCTTGGTCACCACATGCAGGAACTGCGGGCCCTTGAGGTCACGCATGTTGCGCAGGGTGGCGATCAGGGTCGGCAGGTCGTGGCCGTCGATCGGGCCGATGTAGTTCCAGCCCAGCTCTTCGAACAAGGTCCCGGGGACCAGCATGCCCTTGGCATACTCTTCGGTACGGCGGGCGATTTCCCAGGCTCCGGGCAGGCGCGACAGCACTTTCTTGCTGCCTTCGCGCATGCTGGCGTAGGTGCGGCTGGAGAGAATCTTGGCCAGGTAGTTGGACAGGCCGCCGACATTGCGCGAGATCGACATGTCGTTGTCGTTGAGGATCACCAGCATGTTGGCGTCCACTTCCGGCGCGTGGTTCAGGGCCTCGAAGGCCATGCCCGCGGTCAGCGCACCGTCGCCGATTACCGCGATAGCCTTGCGGTCGCTGTTCTGCAGGCGGGCGGCGATGGCCATGCCCAGGGCGGCGCTGATGGAGGTGCTCGAGTGGCCGACGCCGAAGGTGTCGTACTCGCTCTCCGAGCGCCGCGGGAAGGCGGCCAGGCCGTCCTTCTGGCGCAAGGAGGCCATCTGTTCGCGACGACCGGTCAGGATCTTGTGCGGATACGCCTGATGGCCCACGTCCCAGACAAGGCGGTCGTCCGGGGTGTCGAAGACGTAGTGCAGGGCGATGGTCAGCTCGATGACGCCGAGGCCGGCACCGAAATGCCCACCGGTCTGGCCGACCGTATAGAGCAGTTCCAGGCGCAACTCATCGGCCAGGGTCTCCAGCTCGGATTCGCCTAACCGGCGCAGGCCGTCCGGCGTCTGGGCACGGTCGAGCAGCGGCGTGGTCGGGCGTTTGCGGGGAATCTCATGAAACGTCGTGGGCATCAGGCGAATCGTTATAGGTGTAGAAAGAGGCGGCAGTTTACCTTATGCATCGCAAGCTGCCCACGCAGAGCACCGAACTTGGCCGATATGCGGTCCTGGAAACCGCCGTCGGTCAGTTGCGGCGCTCGACGATATACCGCGCCAGCTCGCGCAGCGGCTCGGCTGCTGCGTCAAACGGGCGCAGGGCGTGCAACGCCTGGTCACGCAGCTCCAGGGCGTAGGCCTTGGCGGCCTCCAGGCCCAGCAGCGACGGGTAGGTCGGCTTGTCCCGGGCGATATCGGCGCCCTGGCGCTTGCCCAGGGTCGCGGTATCGCTCTCGACGTCGAGAATGTCGTCCTGGACCTGGAATGCCAGGCCGATGGCCCGGGCATAGGCTTGCAAGGCCTTGAGCTCGTCCTTCTCGGCCCGGCCGCTGGCCAGGGCACCGAGGATGACGCTGGCCTCGATCAAGGCACCGGTCTTGTGCCGATGCATGTACTCCAGGGCTTGCTGGTCGAGCTTGAGTCCTACCGAACCCAGGTCGATGGCCTGGCCGCCAACCATGCCCGCAGGGCCTGCAGCCTGGGCCAGGGTAGTGACCATGCGCAGGCGGATCTCGGCGCTGGCATCGCTCAGGCGCGGATCCAGCAGGGCGCTGAAAGCCAGGCTCTGCAGGCCGTCGCCGGCAAGGATTGCACAGGCTTCGTCGAAGGCCTTGTGGGTAGTGGGCTGGCCGCGACGCAGGTCGTCGTCGTCCATGGCCGGCAGATCGTCGTGCACCAGGGAGTAAGCGTGGATCAGTTCCACCGCGCAGGCCGCGCCGTTGGCCTGTTCCGGCTGGCCACCCAGGGCTTCGCAAGCCGCGTAGGCCAGCAGCGGGCGCACGCGCTTGCCGCCATTCATCACGCTGTAGCGCATGGCTTCATAGAGGCGGGCCAGCTCGGGGCCGGGGGCCTCGAACAGCGACTGCATCGCGGCGTCGACACGGGCCTGGCTGTTGGCCTGGTAAATGGCGATCATTCTGGCTGTTCCGCATCGAAGGGCTGTTCCGCCAGCTCGCCATCGCGCTCCAGCAGGATCTGCACCTTCTGTTCGGCCTGGGCCAGGGCGGCCTGGCAATCACGGGTCAGGCCGATGCCTTGTTCGAAGGCGGTCAACGAGTCTTCCAGCGACAGCTCGCCGTTCTCCAGACGCTCGACCAGGGTTTGCAGATCGGCGAGGGATTGTTCGAAATCTAAGGCAGCTTTTTTGCGGGCCATGGCGGCTATCCCGGGTGGCGTTAAACCGGCGCGACACTAGCAGACACCGGGGTTGCGGGCAAATGAGAAGCGCTCGCTGGCACGTTCTCCGGCACGTGCGTGCGCGGCAGGAACCCCGGGGCGATCGGCTTCGCTGAAGCTTTGCCCAGGAGGGCTGAATAGAGGGAGCACAGGCTGCATCGAAAGCGTTTCGAGCAGTGGCATCTCTCTCAAGCAGTCTTATTCGATGACGAAAGGGTGATAGCACCGTAATGGCATGTACGGCGCGGGCTCCAGGCCGGTGCCTACTCCCTCGCAAAATCCCTTTTCCCCAATTGTGCTACAGGCGGCAAATCGCTAATCTGCGGCCTTTCCAGCGCCCACTTTGATCGGGCGACATTCCGAATGTTTCGCAGCTGCGCCGAGGATCTGGCGCCAGGGTTTCCCCATGCATGGCAGGACGCACTACATGCGCGCTTTTTCCTTCCTTCTGCTGACCCTGTTGGCGGCCGCCGGCGCCTGTGCCGAGCCTTCTGCCGAGTTGCAGGAACCCCTGGCCGGCTGGCGTTATTCCGGATTGCTCGACCGCACCGAACAGGACCGGGTGGCTTACCCGACACCGCCCATCGACCGTGGCATCCAGCGCAACCGCACCATGATCGAGGGCCAGCTCAAGGCCATCGGCCATCTGCGCCAACCCCACAGCCTGTCGGTCAACGGCAATCCGCTCAATCTCTATACCGACGAGCAGGGGCGCTTCGGTCGGCCGTATGCCTTCGGTGCCGGCTCCAACAGCGTTGAAGTGCGCAGCTCCGAGGGCAAGTCGCTCAAGCGCGTGCAGTTCTACGAGGCCAACCCGAACAAGACCCCGCCGCGAATCCGTGTGGTGCTGGGCTGGGACGATCCCAAGGCCGAGCTGGACATGCACATCATTACCCCTGACGGCCAGCATGCGTTCTTCGGCCACCCCGGCCTGACCAATGGCGGAGGCCTGGACCCCGATGGCGTCGATGGCCCAGGGCCGGAAATGTTCACCATGACCGCCCCCCTGCGCGGCACTTACCTGGTCTACGTCAACTACTGGGGCAACTTTGGCAGTGGCGGGTACAACTTCGACGAAGGCAGCAACCAGAACGAAGTGATCACCTCGCAGATCAACCTGATCCTTAACGAAAACACCGTCGATGAGAAACGCGAGACCTTCATCGTGCCCATGCGGGCCATCGGCGACCTGTTGCTGGTCAAGTCTTTCAACTATTGAACATCCCGCACCACGGATGAATTGGGCTTTGTGAATCATGAGCGAAAACACAGCATTCCCGTCGGCCGGCGTCCCCGGTAGCGAACAACCCGGCAGCAAGCGGCGCTGGCCGGCCCTGCTCGTGGGCCTGTGCCTGGTGGCGGCCGCAGTCACTGGCGTGGGTTGCAAGCCCAAGACCTCGGTGGCCGAGCTGCCTGGCGACAAGCTGGGACTGAGTCGCCCCGACGGTCTGCTGGAGACCCATTCATTGGCCCAGTTGCCCAAGGACCTGCTGGCCGTACCTTTCCTGCGCGATACCCTGACCGAGGATTTCGTCTTCTATTACCAGGCCCATGCCGACCGCCTGGGCCTGATCGGCAGCCTGCGCCGGATCATCTACGAGCATGACCTGAAGTTGCAGGACAGCCTGATCGAGCAACTGCTCGACCAGCCGGCGGACATCGCCCTGTGGCGCGGCGTAGACGGACGTCTCAAGGATTTCCTGCTGGTGATGGATCGCGGTGGCCTGGCCAAGCTGCTCGAGCCCCTGGCCAAGGCCGCCCTGGACGACAGCCAGCTGAGCAAGCTGGCGGAGCTCAAGGTCGGTGGTGATGCGGTGACCCTGTACCAGCTGAACTTCAACGCCAACAGGTCCCTGGCTTTTGCCTCCCATGGCGACAAGCTGGTAGTGCTGTCCAATCCGGTCCAGCTGTATGACCTGGCCTCCGGCCTCAGCGACGTGCATGGCGCGGTCTCCACCGCGGCCCTGGAAGCCCTGCTCAAGGGTGACAAGCTATTCCCCGAGGCCTTCGGCCTGGAGGCGCGCAAGCCTGAGGTGCAGCAGCGCCTGGCGGTCAACTCCAGCGTCCTGGCCATGGGTTACCAGCGCTTCATCCCCAACTTCGCCGGCCTGCGCTTCGATATGGACGACAAGGGTTGGCACAGCTACCTGGCCATGGAAGAACAAGAGGACCAGCCAGACTTCGACTTCAAGCCGATCTGGCAGGCCATGCCCATGGGCGCCAGTGCTTGCGTGGCGCTGCCCCTGGCGGCGCAGCAACAGAGGCCGCTGCTGGTCAAGCTCGGCGCCGAGGAGTCGGTGGCCCAGGCGCTGACCGAACACATGGCCGGCACCGCCGGGCTGTGCTGGTACGCCGACTCGCGGTTGTACACGCCGTTGCTGGTGGCCGGCCTCAAGGACAAGGACAGCGCCAAGCTCGATGCCGACCTGGGCAAGTTGTTCGGCTCCATGGTGGGCTCGCGTGAAAGCAAGGTTGCAGAGCGGATCTTCCCGGTGGTGGAGCAGCACGATGGCGACGTGCACCAGTGGCAGCGCCAGGTCAGCTCGAACTTCGGCCCGTACCCGGCCAGGCAGGCCAAGGACCCGCAGGCCATCACCGGTCGTGCCTTCATGCAGGTCAGCCTGGCCCGCCATGGCTCGACCCTGGTGTTCTCCCTGGATGACAAGCTGGTGACCAAGGCCCTGGGCACCCTGGACAAGCGCTTCCCGCCCCTGGCCGATGTGGTGCCCAAGGACACCCTGATGCCGATCTACCTGGGGCCGCAGTCCCTGGCACAGCTGGTCCAGCAGGAAACCTTCGACAGCCTGCCCCAGGATATGGAGCCGGTGTTCAACAACGCCGCGCAAACCTACCTGGTGCCCAAGCTGCGCACCCTCGGCGGTTATGGCAAGTACGCCCTGACCCTGCCTGAGGGCAGTGAACCCAACGGCCATTGGCAGTGGCTGCCCTTGCAATGGCAAGCGCTGTGAGAGCCTTGCGCCACGGCTTGACCAGCCTTGGCCTGCTGGCCCTGTTGCTTAGCGGCGCAGTGGGCGCGACCACCGTTGCGCCGCTGGACGTGCAGCAGTCCCAGGTGTTTCGTGCCTGGTTCGTGCGCATCGCCCAGGAACAGCTGAGCCAGGGGCCAAGCCCGCGCTGGTACCAGCAGGACTGCGCAGGGCTGGTGCGTTTTGCCGCCAACGAGGCGCTCAAGACCCATGACAGCAAATGGCTGCGGGCCAATGGCCTGTCCAATCGCTACCTGCCGCCGGAGCTGCAGCTGAGCGAAGGCCAGCGTGGCCTGGCCCAGCAGTGGCAGCAGGGCGGCGGCAAGGTCGGGCCTTACGTCAATGCCATCAAGCTGATCCAGTTCAACAGCCACCTGGTGAGCCGCGACCTGGGTCAGGCACGCCCCGGCGACCTGCTGTTCTTCGACCAGGGCGACGACCAGCACCTGATGATCTGGATGGGCCGCAACATCGCCTATCACACCGGCACCACCACCCCCACCGATAACGGCATGCGCTCGGCCAGCGTGCAGCAACTGATGACATGGAAGGACACCCGATGGATACCCGACCCCGCCAACCCCAACTTCATCGGCATCTATCGACTGAACTTCCTCACCCAATGAGTGAACCGCGCATGCCCCGTTTTCTGTTTCGCCTGACCCTGGCCTTGACCCTGCTGGCCCCCGTGGCCCTGGTCAATGCCGAAGACACGGTGCCCGCCAGCGACTACGCGGCGGTCTCCGGGGAGAGTTTCTTCCTGCTGTCCGACAGCAGTTTTGCCAGCGACGAGCAGGCCATGGTGCGCCTCGAGGCGCCGGGTCGTGACTACCGGCGCTTTCGCATGGAGCCCTATGGCGGTGCGGATATCCGGGTCTACCGGATCAACCAGCCACTGGACTTCCTCAAGCGCCAGAAGAACCTGCACCGGGTGGTCAGCGATGGCCAGTTCAAGGGTGAGGGCCTGTCCAACACCCTGGCCTACCTGTGGGACAACTGGTACCGCAAGTCGCGCCGGGTGATGCAGCGCGCGTTCTCCTATGAGTCACGCAAGCAGGTGACCGAGGAGGTGCCGGAATTGAAGGTCGGCAACTCGCTGCTGGCGCCGACACCCTATGACGCCCAGCCGCAATTCGGCCTGATTCCGGGGCTGCCCCTGGTGACCCAGTTCCGTTATCCGCTATGGCAGGCCAAGCCGATCCAGCCGCCGGCGGGGGTCAACCTGGCGGGTTCTTCCAGTGATTTCATCAACGTCGCCCCGGGCAACGTCTACATTCCGCTGGGGCAACTGAAGCCGGGCCTGTACCTGGTCGAAGCCCTGGTGGGCAAGTACCGCGCCACCACCATGGTGTTCGTCTCCAACACTGTGGCCGTGAGCAAGATTGCCGGTGATGAACTGCTGGTCTGGGCCGCAGGCAAGCATGCCGGCAACTCGGTGCCCAAGGTCAATGTGCTGTGGACCGATGGCCTGGGGGTGATGAACAGCGGCGCTACCGACGAACAGGGTCTGGTGCGGCTCAAGCATGTCAGCCCGGAGCGTTCCTACGTGATCGGCGAAGATCAGGAAGGCGGGGTGTTCGTCTCCGAGAACTTCTACTACGACAGCGAAATCTACGACACCAAGCTCTATGCCTTTACCGACCGACCGCTGTATCGCCCGGGGGACTGGGTATCGTTGAAGGTCGTTGGCCGCGAGTTCAAGAACGCCCGGGACTCGGTCTTGCCCGGTGCCGGCACGGTGAACGTGAGCGTGCTGGATGCTGCAGGCACCGCGCTGCAGAACCTGACCCTGAACCTGGATTCCAGATCCGGCACCCAGGGCCGCTTCCAACTGCCGGAGAATGCGGTAGCCGGTGGTTATGAGTTGCGCCTGCGCTACAAGGACCAGGTCTACAGCAGCGCCTTTCGCGTGGCCGAGTACATCAAGCCGCACTTCGAGATTTCCCTGAGCCTGGCCAAGCCGGACTTCAAGACCGGCGAAGCGGTGAAGGGCAACCTGGTGCTGCTCTATCCCGATGGCAAGCCAGTGGCCAATGCGCGCCTGCAACTGACCCTGCGGGCCCAGCAGCTGTCGATGGTAGACAACGAACTGCAGTACATGGGGCAGTTCCCGGTGGAACTGACCAGCGCCGAGCTGACCACCGACTCCAAGGGCAGTGCCAGCCTTGACCTGCCGGCGGCGGACAAACCCAGCCGCTACATGCTCACTGTGTTCGCCAGCGATGGTGCGGCCTATCGGGTCAAGACCACTAAGGAAATCCTCATCGAGCGTGGCGCCGCAAGCTTCAGCCTGGGTGCCCCGCAGCGTTTCAGCGCGGTGGGCGACAAGGTGCAGTTCAGCTACACCAACCAGAACACCAGCGAGCAGAGCAAGAACGTCAAGCCCAGCCGCTACAGCTGGGTGCGCATGGAGGACCAGTCCACCGGCGAGGGCAAGCTGGCTGCCGGCGACAGCGGTTTCCCCCTGGCCTTCGAGCGCCCGGGTACCTACAACCTGACCTTGCGCGATGACCATGACCGAGTCGTGGGTGGTACCAGCCACTCGGTCACCGGCGAAGGGGTCAAGGCCGTGCCGGGCACGGTGGAAATCGTCCTCGACAAGCCCGAATACAAGGCCGGTGAAGAAGCCCTGGCGCTGATCACTTTCCCTGAACCGATCAGCGACGCGCTGCTGTCGTTGGAACGCGACAAGGTCGAAGCCACGGCATTGCTGTCCCAGGGCAGCGACTGGCTGAAGGTGGAAAAACTCAGCCCGACCCAGTACCGCGCCCGGGTACCGGTCAAGGACAGTTTCGCGCCGAACCTGACCTTCTCCGTGCTCTACACCAAGGGCGGCGAATACAGTTTCCAGAACGCCGGGATCAAGGTGCTGACGCCGCAGATCGACGTGGCCATCCACACTGACAAGGACAAGTACCAGCCGGGCGACATGGTGACGGTGGACCTGTCCACCCAGTTCGCCGGCAAGCCGGTGCCGGCCCACCTGACGGTCAGCGTGGTGGACGAGATGGTCTATGCCCTGCAGCCGGAAGTGGCGCCGAGCATCGATCAGTTCTTCTATCACCCACGACGCAACAATGTGCGCACCAGTGCCAGCCTGTCGTTCATCAGCTACGACGTGGCCCTGCCAGGCAGCCCCACCGCGCCGGGCAAGGCCAACCGCAGCGAGCGTGGGGTCAAGGTGCTGGAGCGGCCGCGCCGTGAAGATGTCGACACCGCAGCCTGGCAGCCGGAACTGGTTACCGATGGCAGTGGCAAGGCGCGTTTCACCTTCCGCATGCCCGATTCCCTGACGCGCTGGCGCATTACCGCCCGGGCCATCGCCGATGATGGCCAGGTCGGTCAGAAGAAACAGTTCGTGCGTTCCGAGAAGGCCCTGTACCTGAAGTGGAGCGGCCCGACTCGCTTCCGCGCGGGCGACAAGCCGGACCTGGGGGTCTTTGCCTTCAGCCAGGCCGAACAGCCGACCAAGGCCGAACTGGTGGTGCATTACGCCGGGGAGTCCCAGCGCCTGCCGTTGACGCTCAACAGCGGCATCAACTATGTGGCCCTGCCGGCCATTGCCCCGGGCAATGGCGAATGGACTGCCGAGCTGGTGCAGTCCGGCAAGACCGTGGACACCCTGGCGGTGCGCCTGGCCAGCAACGCGGCCGGCTGGCAGACCGTGCAGACCCAGAGCCTGGACGTGGTCACCAACAGTACGCCGCTGGGCCTGCCGGCCGATGCCGGGGAGATTCGCCTGCGTCTGGACGACAGCTCGCAGGCACTGTTCCGCGCAGCCCTGGATGACTTGCTGGAATACCCCTACGGGGGTGTCGAGCAGACTGCCAGCCAACTGTTGCCGCTGAGCGTCGCCTATCCGGCCCTGGCCAGCAATCCACAGGTGCGCGACCGCCTGCGCCTGATGATGCAGAACAGCCGTCTGCGCCTGGTGCACATGGCCGGCCCGGAAGCGGCATTCACCTGGTGGGGCGAGGGCGATGATCCGGATGCCTTCCTCACCGCCTATGCCTATTACGCCGACTGGAATGCCAGCAAGGTGATGGACCTGAATCTGCCGCCGGAACACTGGCAGCGAGTGTTGGAGGTCTATGCCAAGCAGGCTGGCAATACGCCGTTGCTGCAGCGAGCGCTGATCCTGTCCTTTGCCCGTGAGATGAAGCTGCCGATCAATACCCTGGTCAGCGGTCTGATGGGCGACCTGGCCAAGGCTGGCCAGGGACCGGACGCCAGCCTGCAGGACGACAGCGGCGACAGCCTGGTGATGGACAGCCCGGACTCTGCCCTGGGCCTGGCCAGTGCCCGGGTGCTGACCGCAGCGCTGGCACGGGAAGCGAAGGTCACCCCGCCCCCGGCGTTTGTCGCCCAACTGGACGCGGCGCAACAGCAGATGGAAATCAGCTCGCTGGCGTTCACTCAGGCTCTTGGCTTGTCGCTCAAACCGTTCGACCAGGCGGCAGCGCGAACCTTGCTACAGCGCCTGCTGCCATCGCAGTCGACCCTGGAGCGGGCCCTGGCCCTGACCTGGCTGCAACATAGCGTGGCCCAGTCGGCGCCAGCCCTGACGCTGAACCCGGGACAAGGCTGGCAACAGCGCCAGGGCGCCAGCGGCGAAAGCT
Coding sequences:
- a CDS encoding alpha-2-macroglobulin family protein, which codes for MSEPRMPRFLFRLTLALTLLAPVALVNAEDTVPASDYAAVSGESFFLLSDSSFASDEQAMVRLEAPGRDYRRFRMEPYGGADIRVYRINQPLDFLKRQKNLHRVVSDGQFKGEGLSNTLAYLWDNWYRKSRRVMQRAFSYESRKQVTEEVPELKVGNSLLAPTPYDAQPQFGLIPGLPLVTQFRYPLWQAKPIQPPAGVNLAGSSSDFINVAPGNVYIPLGQLKPGLYLVEALVGKYRATTMVFVSNTVAVSKIAGDELLVWAAGKHAGNSVPKVNVLWTDGLGVMNSGATDEQGLVRLKHVSPERSYVIGEDQEGGVFVSENFYYDSEIYDTKLYAFTDRPLYRPGDWVSLKVVGREFKNARDSVLPGAGTVNVSVLDAAGTALQNLTLNLDSRSGTQGRFQLPENAVAGGYELRLRYKDQVYSSAFRVAEYIKPHFEISLSLAKPDFKTGEAVKGNLVLLYPDGKPVANARLQLTLRAQQLSMVDNELQYMGQFPVELTSAELTTDSKGSASLDLPAADKPSRYMLTVFASDGAAYRVKTTKEILIERGAASFSLGAPQRFSAVGDKVQFSYTNQNTSEQSKNVKPSRYSWVRMEDQSTGEGKLAAGDSGFPLAFERPGTYNLTLRDDHDRVVGGTSHSVTGEGVKAVPGTVEIVLDKPEYKAGEEALALITFPEPISDALLSLERDKVEATALLSQGSDWLKVEKLSPTQYRARVPVKDSFAPNLTFSVLYTKGGEYSFQNAGIKVLTPQIDVAIHTDKDKYQPGDMVTVDLSTQFAGKPVPAHLTVSVVDEMVYALQPEVAPSIDQFFYHPRRNNVRTSASLSFISYDVALPGSPTAPGKANRSERGVKVLERPRREDVDTAAWQPELVTDGSGKARFTFRMPDSLTRWRITARAIADDGQVGQKKQFVRSEKALYLKWSGPTRFRAGDKPDLGVFAFSQAEQPTKAELVVHYAGESQRLPLTLNSGINYVALPAIAPGNGEWTAELVQSGKTVDTLAVRLASNAAGWQTVQTQSLDVVTNSTPLGLPADAGEIRLRLDDSSQALFRAALDDLLEYPYGGVEQTASQLLPLSVAYPALASNPQVRDRLRLMMQNSRLRLVHMAGPEAAFTWWGEGDDPDAFLTAYAYYADWNASKVMDLNLPPEHWQRVLEVYAKQAGNTPLLQRALILSFAREMKLPINTLVSGLMGDLAKAGQGPDASLQDDSGDSLVMDSPDSALGLASARVLTAALAREAKVTPPPAFVAQLDAAQQQMEISSLAFTQALGLSLKPFDQAAARTLLQRLLPSQSTLERALALTWLQHSVAQSAPALTLNPGQGWQQRQGASGESYWQWQGAQVPTVLTLNGVPERALRASVSYLSKQEAGTPAPVNITRRLLRLVPGDEAFTFKLEPVGNKPIASDGLYLDEVILANEGKRPLLYGMLDVPLPPGADVERTTWGIKLAGPAGSEAASLEKARAEPGQMSYRVPLDALNDSSEVRLRHLVRFSQKGQFNLPPARFYQVYAPEHQAQERTPALGQISVK